The genomic DNA ACGCCACTCCTCAATCGTCGCACCATGTGCGACGCATGCGGGGGCTGCGCGGGGGGGCGAGGGCAGTCCGCGCTAGTGTGTCCCCCAGCGTAAAGCTGTGAACTACATGTTGTAAGCACGAATAAACGACCGCTCAGGAGCGACTCCTGGGCTTCATCTGTGGGGTAGGCGATCCGTGAGTCCGACCCGCCGTTCTGCACGGCGTCCGTTGGCCCGCCGCCGGGTGCCACGCGCTGCCGCTCTGGCGCTGCTGCTGGTGTCCGCAACGGCGTGCAGTGCCGAAGACTGGTCCCGGGGTGGCTTGCCCGGCGGCATCACCAAGCAGGCCGAGACCGTTCAGAATCTGTGGAACGGGTCCTGGATCGCCGCTCTCGCCACCGGTGTGGTCGTGTGGGGCCTGATCCTGTGGTCCGTTGCCTTCCACCGCAAGAAGAAGCACTCGAAGGACGAGCTGCCGCCCCAGGTGCGCTACAACCTCCCCATCGAGATCCTCTACACGGTGGTGCCGATCATCATGGTCGGCGTGTTCTTCTTCTTCACCGCGCGCGACCAGAACTATGTCAACGCGATGTCCGGCCATCCTGACGTGAAGGTCAAGGTCGAGGGCTTCCAGTGGAGCTGGCGCTTCACGACGGACTACAACGGCAAGCAGGTCGAAGTGGTCGGCAGGCCCGCCGGTGACTACACCAAGGGGCCGCAGCTGGTGCTCCCGGCCGGCAAGAAGGTCGAGTTCGACCTCGTCTCCCCGGACGTCATCCACTCGTTCTGGGTCCCGGCCTTCCACTTCAAGCGCGACGTGATCCCGGGTGTCGACAACAAGTTCGAGGTCGACACGCTGGACAAGCGCGGCGTCTTCGCCGGCCGTTGCGCCGAGCTCTGCGGCGTGGACCACAGCCGCATGCTCTTTTCGGTGAAGCTCGTGCCCCAGGCCGAGTTCGACCAGTACATCGCTAGCCAGGCGGGTGCCCAGTGACCGCACTTAACGAACCCATCACCATTTCGCCGGTGGCGACCCGTAAAGGGTCGATCATCGCGAAGTGGACCTCGTCCACCGATCACAAGATCATCGGACACCTCTACCTGATCACCTCGTTCGTCTTCTTCCTGATCGGCGGCGTCATGGCGCTGATCATGCGAGCCGAACTGGCCCAGCCGGGCCTGCAGTTCACCAGCAACGAGCAGTTCAACCAGCTGTTCACCATGCACGGCACGGTCATGCTGCTCATGTTCGCGACGCCGCTGTTCGCCGGCTTCGCCAACGAGCTCATGCCGCTGCAGATCGGCGCGCCCGACGTGGCGTTCCCCCGGCTGAACATGGTCAGCTACTGGCTCTTCACCTTCGGCAGCACCATCGCCCTGTCGGGGTTCATCACCCCCGGCGGCGCGGCCAGCTTCGGCTGGTTCGCCTACACCCCGCTGTCGAACGCGATCAGCTCGCCCGGCATCGGCGGCGACCTGTGGATCGTCGGCCTGACCATCAGCGGTCTGGGCACGATCCTCGGCTCGGTGAACTTCATCACCACGATCGTCTGC from Streptosporangium sp. NBC_01756 includes the following:
- the ctaC gene encoding aa3-type cytochrome oxidase subunit II; protein product: MSATACSAEDWSRGGLPGGITKQAETVQNLWNGSWIAALATGVVVWGLILWSVAFHRKKKHSKDELPPQVRYNLPIEILYTVVPIIMVGVFFFFTARDQNYVNAMSGHPDVKVKVEGFQWSWRFTTDYNGKQVEVVGRPAGDYTKGPQLVLPAGKKVEFDLVSPDVIHSFWVPAFHFKRDVIPGVDNKFEVDTLDKRGVFAGRCAELCGVDHSRMLFSVKLVPQAEFDQYIASQAGAQ